A stretch of Myceligenerans xiligouense DNA encodes these proteins:
- a CDS encoding DUF5682 family protein, whose product MSTGNHGLREAWQLAPDRLRRAAAAVEALREQGVYLAPVRHHSPACAVAVRRAIEELRPAVVLIEGPEEYTRLLPELLHEETRPPVALLSLPEGQGASGGASFYPLASFSPEWEALRAGREAGADVRFCDRPAAERERPAGPATAVVPEGGTSAEPAGPGGGRDPGSAVGPRTAPEQDPFARTLMSERYLAHSRSVAALARRLGCRDHDELWDHLFESRPPAGLADWRTTFDDVFAWAALSRLDYEDEVLAADGSLDREAWMSGRTAEAAGLPVGTAPRDGEAPSGPVLVVTGAFHTPAIAEALAGLPEGAPVRHRWPDGGYGPQATGDAWLIRYDHERLDGLRGYGAGMPSPGFYERLHATHLRDDAPGGHPDEDAGRGGPGIATEVLVDVARAAAERGHQVSTPQVAAAAVAATRLADLRMRPFPGRTDVLDAITSCFVTDDGGIGPERPLGLAIAEVFGGREVGRVPAGGAVPPLVRDARERVAAVGLDIGTTLPRTARLDARRTPGHRARRQVLAVLDLLDCGFGRQISGPDHVAGRGLGMIGEEWEYCWTPVVEARLVEMSHLGATVDAAAVTLLRQAEERLRAEGAPAAADGVATLVARAAVVGLTEHLPRLVSLLARTLDTDRDLGSVVSGARRLLGLWRSRVELGLAPDTGAPDGTGGAAAPGGTPAGDLLDLVAQALATAAYLVPDAGRAGPDDEEAAVVSVLELRALVRDAQRAWADDGAAPAGQDPASAVARELARLRDDERAAPAVRGALLAVGSVDGDVPDDVLVDHVRGALRPGADPALAVRFLGGVLRAAPDLLLHTPELFDAVDGAIRDLTPDAFLAVLPDLRRGFTWLRPTETHRLAERVAERTGSRASDVGVRVLIDENDLAAGIAVERELAAVLARDGLAHWSGGHT is encoded by the coding sequence GTGAGTACCGGGAACCACGGTCTGCGCGAGGCGTGGCAGCTCGCGCCCGATCGCCTGCGCCGCGCCGCCGCTGCCGTCGAAGCGCTGCGTGAGCAGGGCGTGTACCTCGCCCCGGTGCGGCACCACTCGCCCGCCTGCGCGGTCGCGGTGCGCCGGGCGATCGAGGAGCTGCGGCCCGCGGTCGTGCTGATCGAAGGGCCGGAGGAGTACACCCGGCTCCTGCCGGAACTCCTGCACGAGGAGACCCGGCCCCCGGTCGCGCTGCTCAGCCTGCCCGAGGGCCAGGGCGCCTCGGGCGGCGCCTCCTTCTACCCGCTCGCGTCGTTCTCCCCGGAGTGGGAGGCGCTGCGTGCGGGGCGTGAGGCCGGCGCGGACGTCCGGTTCTGCGACCGCCCCGCCGCGGAACGCGAACGGCCCGCCGGTCCCGCGACCGCCGTCGTCCCGGAGGGCGGCACGTCCGCGGAACCCGCCGGGCCGGGTGGGGGACGGGACCCCGGGTCCGCCGTCGGGCCGCGGACGGCACCGGAGCAGGATCCGTTCGCGCGGACCCTCATGTCCGAGCGGTACCTCGCCCACTCGAGGTCGGTCGCCGCGCTCGCCCGGCGCCTCGGCTGCCGGGATCACGACGAGCTGTGGGACCACCTGTTCGAGAGTCGTCCCCCCGCAGGCCTCGCGGACTGGCGGACGACGTTCGACGACGTCTTCGCCTGGGCGGCCCTGTCCCGCCTCGACTACGAGGACGAGGTGCTCGCCGCGGACGGTTCCCTCGACCGGGAGGCCTGGATGTCCGGCCGGACGGCCGAGGCCGCCGGACTCCCGGTGGGGACCGCGCCGCGCGACGGCGAGGCGCCTTCCGGCCCCGTCCTCGTCGTCACGGGCGCGTTCCACACGCCGGCCATCGCCGAGGCACTCGCCGGGCTGCCCGAGGGCGCCCCGGTACGCCACCGGTGGCCCGACGGCGGCTACGGCCCGCAGGCGACGGGAGACGCCTGGCTGATCCGCTACGACCACGAGCGGCTCGACGGGCTGCGCGGCTACGGCGCCGGTATGCCCTCCCCGGGCTTCTACGAGCGCCTCCACGCCACCCACCTGCGGGACGACGCACCCGGCGGGCACCCCGACGAGGACGCGGGCCGTGGCGGTCCCGGCATCGCGACCGAGGTGCTGGTGGACGTCGCCCGCGCCGCGGCCGAGCGCGGGCACCAGGTCTCCACCCCGCAGGTCGCCGCGGCCGCCGTCGCCGCGACGCGGCTCGCCGACCTGCGGATGCGACCGTTTCCCGGCCGCACCGACGTCCTGGACGCGATCACCTCCTGCTTCGTGACCGACGACGGCGGGATCGGCCCGGAACGCCCCCTCGGCCTCGCGATCGCCGAGGTCTTCGGCGGCCGTGAGGTCGGGCGCGTCCCGGCGGGCGGGGCCGTGCCGCCACTGGTCCGGGACGCACGGGAGCGGGTGGCCGCCGTCGGCCTCGACATCGGGACGACCCTGCCCCGCACCGCGCGGCTCGATGCCCGGCGCACGCCCGGGCACCGTGCGCGCCGCCAGGTGCTCGCGGTGCTCGACCTGCTCGACTGCGGGTTCGGGCGGCAGATCTCCGGCCCGGACCATGTCGCCGGGCGCGGGCTCGGGATGATCGGCGAGGAGTGGGAGTACTGCTGGACGCCGGTGGTCGAGGCGCGGCTGGTGGAGATGTCGCACCTCGGCGCGACCGTGGACGCCGCCGCGGTGACGCTGCTGCGGCAGGCGGAGGAACGGCTGCGGGCGGAGGGCGCGCCGGCCGCCGCGGACGGGGTGGCCACGCTCGTGGCCCGCGCGGCGGTGGTCGGCCTGACCGAACACCTGCCCCGGCTCGTCAGCCTGCTCGCGCGCACCCTCGACACGGACCGTGACCTGGGATCCGTGGTGTCGGGCGCCCGCCGGCTGCTCGGGCTGTGGCGGTCGCGGGTGGAGCTGGGCCTGGCCCCGGACACCGGCGCGCCGGACGGCACCGGGGGAGCGGCGGCACCCGGTGGCACCCCGGCAGGCGACCTGCTCGACCTGGTGGCGCAGGCACTCGCCACGGCCGCGTACCTGGTGCCCGACGCCGGCCGCGCGGGGCCGGACGACGAGGAGGCCGCCGTCGTCTCCGTCCTGGAACTGCGCGCGCTGGTACGGGACGCGCAGCGGGCGTGGGCGGACGACGGAGCGGCCCCCGCCGGGCAGGACCCGGCGTCGGCGGTGGCGCGCGAGCTCGCCCGGCTGCGCGACGACGAACGGGCGGCGCCGGCCGTGCGCGGCGCGCTGCTGGCGGTCGGTTCGGTGGACGGCGACGTGCCTGACGACGTGCTGGTCGACCACGTGCGCGGTGCCCTGCGGCCGGGAGCGGACCCGGCGCTCGCGGTGCGCTTCCTCGGTGGTGTCCTGCGAGCCGCGCCCGACCTGCTGCTGCACACGCCGGAGCTGTTCGACGCGGTCGACGGCGCGATCCGCGACCTGACGCCGGACGCCTTCCTGGCGGTCCTGCCCGACCTGCGCCGTGGCTTCACCTGGCTGCGCCCCACCGAGACCCACCGGCTGGCCGAGCGTGTCGCGGAGCGTACGGGTTCCCGG